GGCTAATTTTCCTTGAGTACAAATCTCATCACCCTGCGGAACGGTGAAACTTTAAGGAAAACCTTTTCCCCTGACTGAAACTGTAGAGGTCTACGCTTGGTATTCACGTAACtcgattgacgatcttgtgcagttttaATTCTCTTCTTAATCAATTCCACTACGTCAATCGCTTGTTTAACTAATTCAAGTCCTTGCACTTGTCGTTCTCCTACTTCGTCCCAAAACAATGGAGTACGATAACGTCTACCGTACAatgcttcgaatggagccataccaatgctactgtggtagctattgttatatgcaaactctacaagcggcagatgatcatgccatgctggtccaaaatccaaagcacaagcacgaaacatatcctcaagcgtctgaatagtcctctcagactgaccatTGGTTTATGGATGATAGGCAGTGCTCAGACTCAATGTCGTTCCCAACgctttttgaaaacttccccaGAACCTCGAGTTAAACCGTGGATCTCTATCACTGACTATACTTGTTGGCACGACATGATATTTAAGAATCTCTTGGATGTATAGTCTTGCCATGCGATCGAAACTATATTCCTGactatacggaatgaaatgtgctgacttagtcagtcggtccacaacaacccaaattgcatcacaattcttAGAAGACAGTGTCAAGTGggtgacaaaatccatcgttacatgctctcacttccactcagggataggaagattctgaagtaatcctcctggtcgtcgatgttcagctttcatttgctgacaaaccaaacacttggctacaaactggtaaacacttctcttcatacccttccaccaaaacctggtcttcaaatccttatacattttcatgcttccagggtggatactcaacttactcctatgagcttgagataaaatctcgtctcAATTTAtaatcttctggaactacgattcttcctgacagacacaaggttccatctgtTTGGAACGCAAAGCCAGACGCGTTGTCTCcgttagctaaccttgctaactTTTCCACATTCGGATCAAAAAACTGAGCTTCTCTGATTTTGGCATACAACATCGGTTCAGATAAAATGATCGTTACTCGAATGTGTTCCATTCCTTTCTTATGACGGAAGTGAAATCCCAGAGAACAACAATCTTGGATTACACTTGATATGAAacttgtctgaagtgcagataatctcaccttgcgactaagagcatcagctgtaagattcgctgatcctggatgatacttgatttcgcaatcataatcctttaacaaatccatccattttctttggcgcatattcaactctgcttgagtaaagatatacttcaaactcttgtgatctgtaaagatctcaaatctctctccgtagagataatgtctccagatcttcaaagcaaacacaatcgctgccaattccagatcatgaactggataattctcttcatgcttcttcaactgtctggatggatatgcaatcacatgaccattctgggtTAAAACGCACCCAAGTCCTTGAAGTGATGCATCAGTGTACACAATGTACCCTCCTGATCCAGATGGCAGAGCTAAAACTGGTGCAGTTGTCAAACGTTGACGCAGTTCATTgaaactattttcacaatcatgaGTCCATTCGAACTGCACATTCTTACAGGTCAGTTGAGTCAATGGTTTAGCAATCTGAGAAAATCCTGAGATGAATCTCTggtaataacctgccaaacctaGAAGACTTCTTATCTCTTGTGCTGATTCCGGTCTTGCCCAACTCAACACTGCTTtgatcttgctaggatccactgatatcccatctttggatataacatgtcccaagaatacaactctgTCGAGCAAAAACTCGCACttgttcaacttagcatacagttgGTGATTCCTTAAGGTTAGCAACACAATCCTTAAATGTTTTGCATGCTCTTCAAGACTACAAGAGTATACCagtatgtcatcaataaagacaatgacaaacTTGTCAAGATAATCCtcgaatactcggttcatcaaatccataaatactgTTTGAGCATTCGacaaaccaaacggcatcactagaaACTCGTGATGCTCATACCTtgttcgaaatgcagtcttagggatatcatgttgatgaactcgaagttgatgatatccagacaGTAAATCGATCTTCGAATACACTGAAgtcccttgcagttgatcaaacaaatcatcaatccgtggtaacagatatttattcttgactgtTTCTCGGTTCAACTGTCGATAATCTATGCAAAGCCGCatagacccatccttctttttaacGAACAACATTGGtgctccccaaggagacacactgggTCTAATGTACCCTTTGTCGGGAAGATCTTGTaactgttgtttcaactctttcatctctgttggtGCCAATCTATAAGGCGCTCTGGAGATAGGTGCAGTTCCTGGTACCAACTCTATCTCCGCTTCCACTTCCCTTTTGACAGGTgttgtttttacgtgttttattgcattaatgtgtgtgtgtttacATTGTGCGTGCGTTTATTTCATTCACATTTTGTTCATTATAGAATAAACATTTGCATTTGATCATGTCTCACTCGTATGTGaaaaatttgcaggaaaaatgactGGGAAGCCGAATATGGAGCAAAGTGCGAACTGAAGCAAAAAGTGAGCAGAAaaggcggcgctcgagcggtacttttataCCACCCGAGCACGAGAGGTGAAAGGCCGAGGAGAAATCCCGagaggtcggcgctcgagcggttgttttgtaccgctcgagcgcgagcaGGGATCCAAGTTACAGaagattggcgctcgggcggtaattctttaccgcccgagcgcgagaagccGCATGCCCCAAGTATtttacagagagtgtggcgctctagaggtaattctttaccgcccgagcgccacctaattTTGGCAAGATTTTGCAGCCGaatctttaccttattttggaggGGTGGCTAATATGGGAATGATTATGGCACAAAATAGAGAGATTCAGACATTATTCAGACTGCACTCTTCAGCCACCACAAGCCTTGGAGAGGAATTCACGTtcggattgaagatttgaagatttccgGGCATCGCTCGTCGTGTTTTTTGTCACTTCTAGTATTTTTTGTTTAGTTTTTAGCATTTGAACTTAGTTTTGTTGATTTCAAtcatgaattttagtagctaaactcgaatatttgttgggatttaaggggagcctaccccaaactttgatttgaattaatttatattcgaTGGTGGCATAATTattgattatactattgtttttcttcgtgttgttagagcgtagctaactttaacaacgtttttatattgcgagtgagttcgagagaataactagtgatagggacgagtagtataatctgtggatctacaatttacatagatatatgaaattggatacgcgccgatagtcatagtccttagggtcgaaaattaggggatttcataaatcgaaatgcgattcactcttgataaataattaaaaacatttaattactttattgagtcgaattagtttggcatagctcgagagagtgtgttcagttgaataggaaatcctgtcgcaAACATATAATcactatcgaacgaattaattaattaacgaggggtaggtgaaccgaaattcccaacaaattcatttctcgttgaattttactcaacattttagatattaattctcattcattacttattaaatcattttatttgcATCTTTCTTTGAGCATAGTAGTATTAATCACTAAAtcaaattttcgttgctaaagatctcataactgaaaaaaataattgttaaatacagtcctcagtggaacgatactcgtactcatatacattatactattacttgacatcgtgcacttgcgattaattttgagcatacaaaatcatatttttattgaggattccatagtgcaagttttgctcgatcaactctctggaggtaatccaggaatttcatcggggaaaacatcaggaaattcatcgACAACTGGAATGTTCTTCACATCGATTACATCCTTTGATATGTCAACAGCATAAATGAGGTATCCTTCTCCTCCTTTCGCTAAAGCCCGTTGTGCCTTTAGAGCAGACACTACTGGCATTGGGGGTCGAGCTCCCTCACCAAAGAAGAACCAATTCTCGTCTCCTTCTGGACGAAACTGAACGAGACGTTGATAACAATCTACCGTCGCTCTATACTTAGTCAATAGGTCGATTCCcataatacaatcgaaatctttcaTAGCCAATATCATCAAATTGGCAGACAATTACTTCccctcaaactctagcaaaCAGTTTACTACAAGTCGCTTAGCTAAAACCTCTTGCCCTATCGACGTAGACACCGACATCAAAACATCTAATGACACGTAGGGTAGTTTATGCTTCTTAACAAACATTGGTgctatgaatgaatgtgatgcccCAGTGTCAATCAATAAATATGCAGGAATACcacataaaagaaaattacctgcaatgactctCTCGTTATGCTCCTCAGCTTGTTCTTGGTTCAAGGCAAACACTTGCCCCTGAACTCGTgggcattgttgagatccttgcGATATTCCTCCACGACGAGAACCTTGAGCAGGAAAACCTTTCTGTTGCACAGTGGCCTCAGACTGTTTTCCACTATAAGACCTTGTCATAGAACCTCCGCCTCCACTCTGATTCTCCAAATTAGGGCAATCCCTCTTCATGTGACCAAAACCACCGCAATTGAAACATGAACCTGTTGCTCTTCGACAATTCTCCGTCGGGTGATTGCCTCCGCAGTGGCCACATTGCATCTTTTTCCTGCCAAAGCTGTGCACCCCTCCAGAaccggaagaagaagaagatgcagacttcttgaaagactgacccCTTGGTCCCAACGAACTAGAACTTTAGCTAGCTTGCATAGCCTTCCACCTACCAATACTGATCTCGGTTTGACGACAACGATTCACTAATCCTTTGTACGAAGAAGGATCATCACAGACAGAaacccgatcaaaaatctcctggttcaaACCATTCAAAAAATGAGAATATTTTGCTGCAGAATTCTCACTGATGTGAGGAGCGTACGGCAACAGATCCGTAAAACGCTTttgataatcctcaatgttcgaaTCTCCTTGCTTAATGTTCAACAGTTCCATCTCCTTCGCCTGGCGAAGAGCTGGCGAAAAGTGATGATTGATGAAGGCCTGACGGAAATGTTCCCAATGAATCCGCCCATGCTGCTGAACTAGAATGGCAGAAACAGGTTTCCACCATTTCCGAGCTTTTCCTTGGATCATGAAATCGGCTACCTCCATCTTCTCATCTTCGTCATCGTGCAGCACTCGAAAACACTGCTCCATGATATCGACCCAAGCTTCAGCAACATCAGCATTCTCATCTCCGGTCAAAGGTGGAGGTCCAATCTTTATGAAATCCATGATGTTGACACGATTCCTACgtctcctttcatcatgatctcggtgacgccttccgtcacgatctctacgacgatgttctcggccagcctcatcgtcgccataacggccatgtcccacactaccgtgactgcttccatctcctgacatctgaaaggaaaccaaaatcaatctctaaatcctcaaacagaattactaatgtcccaaaaatctttgcatgctctgataccaccaaatgtagcgcccttacccgagccactactaaatagactaataaacatggaaccttaacaacaattaaacagtggaaaccaaataacttaatcatcttacaacccaaacgaaaacaGAGCAATAAcaacagtcttaaacattaatagaACCATAACAAAAACATGATTCTGAACGTTaaaacgataaaccacaaaaaacctccactggatcaccaccgaaaacccaactgctctagccactgccctggtcatccgaaccgtccaacctaagacctgccacgtggaatggggtgcccaagatgaaacaagggcgtgagcgacaatcgcccaatacgagaatgtacgagtatacaaactgatatgatgcatgcgaaatgcaatatgttcggatatcaaggatcaagtcaagaatctcatgctcagtctagagacGCCTCAATGTGTAGTATCTGATCTGCCCTAAGCATGTTTTGGCTTCCTCACTcctcatcaagacgtggacctgcgatgtccaggtcatcagaccccgcgggtcccgtcggacactgtcgctctcgatgccccatcgtccacaatacagaatagggctgagcggccccaacaaacgaggtatatctcaaaagatatcaggctcaacatgatatgtcatgcataatatgccaaagcagtaaaacatgtatcatgcaacagataaatatgcagcatataagtgtgtatactaagcttggatatctcagtcagtacatcacgtatctcactaaaacaatctgacagaaagctctgaacctcgacaataccaacataatgaaatcactaacaaaccatatcaaacatgctacaaagatctTCCTAATGATCCTTatatcactatctaaggatttaggattatacatgcgtccgtcgtcagcccgctgatgatgtctcgatctcagttcaccgacccctcctcgagtcgatacTAGCTCTGAAACTTCCCAACACCAAAGTGCTCTAGAAACTGACTAGAAACTACGgtacaactagaactctctctgaagaatgtggtgaaggaaacaaaataatcggcttccatttataggctgcatccgcactatttcagaaaatccgaaccaatcttatctgccacgtgccaaaatctcatttgtctagttggatttctcgagataatgaaaTCCGAAGTAGATCGGTTTATCTCTTtttaaattcggtggataccaacaacttgatcccgatttatcaattccttaaaacttaattaacaaatcatttattatctcttaattaatacttcattcaaaacaaggATTCAGGTCATTACACAGATTCTTAGCTCTGGTTAGGACTTACCGGTTCTTTACCTtcataagattttttttttgtctcaATTAGACATGTTCCAATTCCAATGGTAGTGTCAATTGTCCTATTTCTGAGACTGGATCAAAATTTGAGGATTTGAGTGAGGTTTCACGAAATAGCCAACTACTCTTCAATCGTTTCAATTTGTTCTTTTGTAAATTGGGCAGTGAGGGCCGATGGGGCTGCTAGATTAGAACTGGTTTGGGTGTGATACGCACAACCTTCATTCTTCCTCCATGGTTCCCAATCTATAGGTTTTTCATGGATTTCCCAGCTTTCCTCATTTGTATGACCAGGATGATGACAATGGTCACACAAAGGTCTCTTATTTGAACGttgttcatgtgtgtgcatctTATTTGAAATGAGAGCAGAAGCATCAGAGGCTTGTGGAGAGTAATATCAGTGTGCATCACTTTCCGACGCATTTTGTCGCGTCGAACATGGGAAAATGCTTATTCAAGGGATGGAATGGGGGCAACCATTCTGCCCCAAACATCATCCAGATTTTGATTTAAACCAGTCAAAAAGTCAAAaagcttttttaaaaaaatagcatGTCCATTTTTGACACTGCTATCAGCACATAAAGAACTTCTATCAAGAAACATATCAAGTTCCTGCCTTAAGTCTTGAAGGTCTGAAAATTGTAGGGTGGCTGAGTTCAAGCCTTGCCTCCATTCTTTCAGtttaaaatgaatttgaaaTGTTTGTGAAGCATTTCCAAAATCCGAATATATCTTGTTAGCATCCACACACCTTCGGAGTTTGAAACCATCGATAGTAGTGAATGATGTTAGGTTCCATCGAGTTGATGAGCCAATCAAGAAAAATTGAATCCTCGGCTGTCTAGATTTTGTAGGACAGATCCGTAGATTTTTTAGAAGGAAGATCTAATGTGAGGTAGCCTAGCTACCGTTACCGCAATTGACAATCTTAGGGATTGAGCCCTTTGTAGTAATTTTGGCCATTGAGTTTATGGGTTAAGGAAGATACGTCACCTTCAGATAAAGATGCAATGGTGCCAGAATTTTTCCGATGTTGCAATAGATTAGTTGGAATCTATTAGACATATTTTATTGGTGGAGAAGAGAACCCTTATTTCTGataccatgtagaaaaataataatgacaGAAAAATAATTCTTATATAATTCTTCTGTATATTAAAACAACCCTTTAAATAACCTAATCTACAAAAGATTTACTTTAATCAAATCTTATCCTACCAAATacaaattatattcaaatctacaAGATTGATTCAAAATTATCACAAATATTATGTAAATCTACATCCTCACATGTCGACATTTCAGAGCATCAATTAGTCTAAGAGTGATTCTCATGTGAGAcctctcacgggtcataatccgtgagacgggtcaatcctatccatattcacaataaaaagtaatactctccgcataaaaaataatatttttcatggatgacccaaataagagatccgtctcacaaatacgacccgtgagaccgtctcacacaagtttttgccttagtCTAAACTTTATCATCAAATCCAATTGACGTTGGCTTAGAGTTCAAAGCAAAAAAAATGTTTCCTTCATTATTTCATGCATTAAACTCTTTCCATGCTTCTTTTATTGCCCCTTTGTT
The window above is part of the Primulina eburnea isolate SZY01 unplaced genomic scaffold, ASM2296580v1 ctg1342_ERROPOS1300000+, whole genome shotgun sequence genome. Proteins encoded here:
- the LOC140820677 gene encoding uncharacterized protein — translated: MDFIKIGPPPLTGDENADVAEAWVDIMEQCFRVLHDDEDEKMEVADFMIQGKARKWWKPVSAILVQQHGRIHWEHFRQAFINHHFSPALRQAKEMELLNIKQGDSNIEDYQKRFTDLLPYAPHISENSAAKYSHFLNGLNQEIFDRVSVCDDPSSYKGLVNRCRQTEISIGRWKAMQAS